A genomic stretch from Sceloporus undulatus isolate JIND9_A2432 ecotype Alabama chromosome 5, SceUnd_v1.1, whole genome shotgun sequence includes:
- the LSM8 gene encoding LSM8 homolog, U6 small nuclear RNA associated, translated as MTSALENYINRTVAVITSDGRMIVGTLKGFDQTINLILDESHERVFSSSQGVEQVVLGLYIVRGDNVAVIGEIDEETDSALDLGNIRAEPLNSVVH; from the exons ATGACCTCCGCGCTAGAAAACTACATCAACC GTACTGTTGCTGTAATAACTTCAGATGGTCGAATGATTGTG ggaACTCTCAAGGGCTTTGACCAGACCATCAACCTGATTTTGGATGAAAGCCATGAACGGGTGTTCAGCTCTTCACAAGGAGTTGAACAAGTAGTATTAGGATTATACATTGTAAGAGGTGATAATGT TGCCGTAATTGGAGAAATTGATGAAGAGACAGACTCAGCACTTGACCTGGGGAATATTCGAGCAGAACCCTTGAACTCAGTAGTACATTGA